GGCATGATGCCCACCCTTACCAATATTCCGCCCGGGTGTGCATTCAACCCCAGGTGCGAACTTGCGGCAGATATCTGTACCCGGCAGACCCCGGTGCTGGAAGAAAAACAAAACGGTATTATGGCAGCCTGTCATATGAAATAAGATAAGGAAAATCCATGACGACGAATCATACCCCTTTATTGCGCGTCCAGAACGTGTTCAAGCATTTTGATATTTCCGGCGGATTTCTGGACCAACTGCGTTTCAAAGGCGGCATTCATCTGGGAAAAACCACTGTCAAGGCTGTGAATAACGTCTCTTTGTTTGTCAACAAAGGAGAAACCCTGAGCGTGGTGGGGGAAAGCGGGTGCGGAAAATCCACCCTGGCACGGGTCATCCTGGGGCTGTACCGGCCCAATGCCGGCAAGATTTTTTATGGCGGCCAGCGCATCGATACCCTTTCCCATGAGCAGTGGCTTCCCTTTCGCAGAAAAATGCAGATGATTTTCCAGGACCCCTATGCGTCATTGAATCCCAGAAAAACCGTGCGACAGACCCTGGAAGAACCCTTGCGGTTCCACAACCCGAAAATGACATCCGAAGAAGCCAGGGACAAGGTGGCCTATGTCATGGAACAGGTGGGGGTGGATCCTGCCTGGATCGCCCGGCACCCCCATGAATTTTCCGGGGGGCAGCGCCAGCGCA
Above is a window of Desulfotignum balticum DSM 7044 DNA encoding:
- a CDS encoding ABC transporter ATP-binding protein; amino-acid sequence: MTTNHTPLLRVQNVFKHFDISGGFLDQLRFKGGIHLGKTTVKAVNNVSLFVNKGETLSVVGESGCGKSTLARVILGLYRPNAGKIFYGGQRIDTLSHEQWLPFRRKMQMIFQDPYASLNPRKTVRQTLEEPLRFHNPKMTSEEARDKVAYVMEQVGVDPAWIARHPHEFSGGQRQRISIARGLILDPDFIVADEPVSALDVSIQAQILNLLMDLREKHDLTYLFITHDLSVVHHISSRVAVLYLGTLCELASANDLFNEPRHPYTRALLSAIPKVGEKKAKHIKLKGEVPTPVNLPSGCVFHNRCVFARDRCKKEFPRLNELPNGSFVSCHGVEEGWDMG